cccTTCCCTTTTTGTTACCGTCAAAGTTCCAACTGGTGGAAAGGTATATTTCTATCTATCTTGCTGGTAAACTATGATAGTTGACTTTGCACACTAACTTTTAAGCCAGAAAAATTGTAAGACAAACCTCAAGCAGGGAAACCTTTTAGTTTGATCgtgtaatttttgaataatGAACAATTGGATTGTTAAGTTGTTTTATCTCCTAGTTTTTCATTTCAAGATATGACAATCCGCATGTTAGGTGAGATTCCtgttttacttcttttttttttttacctgacAACTGTAACCTTTGCAGCAATTCAGAAACCATCAAAGTACCGGTTAGTTGGAACTCATTAATTAAACTGGTTAGCTGGTTGTATTCTGATGAGTTGCTGAAGCCCAGTTTTGATTGTTTGTGGGACAATCTGGCAGTTGATCAGAGGCTTAATGAATTGCAACTGTATGTAGAGCTTTGTTGGCTTGCTGAATTTTGGCTCTTGGAGGACCTTCACGAACAGTGCTTCAGAGTTGTATCATCTGGCCTAGAGACTGATAGATATCTATCTGTTAAACTGATCCAATTGGCTGCTAATTTTGCACAGTGGAAGTTGGCTGAAATTGCTGCAACCTATGCGGCCCCGTTGTATCACCAACTACGCAACTCTGGTGATCTTGATCAACTGGAGGAGAGTTTCATTGAAATGGTGCGTGCTGCTTCAGTTCAACTTTCCAAGGAGGATATTAATAACTGAAGTGACATGTAAATGTTCTCAGGCTATCTGAAACCTAGAAACTTTCAAGGCATTGGGCAAAAGGTTTTGTTACGTTCTCTGATACTGTATGAAACCAAGCGGCTCTCGGAAGTTCGCAGTTGCAAGAGAGATGCTCGTAGTGCAGTTATAGCTGGTGCATCCATTTCAAGGAATACCTGGTCTGACATGGAAGGTCTGATGCAATTTTCACTAAAATATGCTTTTCTTCGATTGAATACATTCGATACTACACAGACCAGTACAGTAACTGAGTTATCCTATTATCTTTTACCGTTCCCCTATATGCTACCCGTCTAACAGCATCTGTCTGCTCTTTGCCGGAAGTCAAAACTTGTACTGTAGTGCATGCTTGTAGCAATAGATAACACAGGCAAACGACAAATAGTTGAAACCCCGTCGCAAGCATGCGAAACAATGTACTCACAGCAAATGCCTGATGCTAATGGGTTCCAGTTTAGGTTGCCACTTTGCGAACGATCCTGAACCGAGCAAAGATGGAACTAAGAGCTTTAACAATTTCATCCGATCTTAGACAAATTTAGGAACATCAACTATAGTATGGAAAACGGGTAAAATATACTAGACCATCCAAGTAAATACTGTGGGGCAAAAAAAGCTTGAAATCTCTACTGTTACAGACTTTTAACTGTGGCTTGAATCGAACCAAACATGGAAACTGCTGCCAAACATTTGCCCTGCCGTCTTGATATCAGAACATAGCAACAATTTCCTTTCCACCtcctttaaaattaaaaatagagGCGATGAGGCAGAAATCCAAGTGAACTCTGTACATCTCTGGCTTCTACTACCCATTACTATATCAAGGGTTGAACAACAGAGCATCAAAATAAGCTCCAAAGCAAAAACAAATAAGAAGTCACACTGTAATACAGATCCAACATAAAAATTCTTCAACGATGCCTGCATGGATATGGGAAATGAAGGCCTACACTCGAGTCTCTCAGGATTACTTTGGCCTACACTCAACTCTCTCAGGATTACTTCCTCATGCGTCTGAAGCAAGCAGCTATTCAACCAGGCTTACCCTTCAAAAACTTCTCTAGTAACAAAAGCCCAATTGTTGTAGGTAACCACCCACAaaacctcccccccccccccctaaaaaaaaaaaaggaagaaaaaagaaaaaggaaaaaacctaATCCCTCATTGCACAATCACTGGCATGTCTTCCAGCATGTCTTTAGCTATATGTGAAGCCTCGCAATAACACGTTACACTCAAGGGCCACCACTAATGCCACCCTGATTACTTAACCCTTGAACAGGCACCGACTGCTGTGCAAAATCCAATAGCAGCTTTCTTTGTTGCTCACTGGTATGAGGAAGACTAGCTCGCAAGAGTTCAACCGGCATTTCCTTACTGATGCCTTTGGCTGCGTCAGAACTAACATTAGACATGTCTGGCAGGGTCTGACTAAGAAATGATTGCATAATGGTGTCATACTTATTGAAGCAATACTTTGTGAGAAGACCAAAAAATGCATCAAAAGAGGCCTGCCAAAATGCTCTATTGGGCATGCTGCAGTTGCCAGAAGCACGAGGATCTCGAAGAAGATCAGTTGCCCTCTCAAGAACAGATTTCAGAATCAGAGAAGCCCCATCTCCTGCAGGGCTTCCAATTGGACGAAGAGGAGGATGCTCAGCTGAACAAACCACAGATGCAAGACATGCAGCAAGTGCTTTAAGCTCCATTCCATGAACAGAAAATGCAACCATTTTTGCAAGGTCATTAGTAGTTTCAGCAGCTCCAGGATCAGCAGGGAGGCCCCCAAACAAAAACCTTAAATGACGGAAAATTGCCATGCAGACAACTCTAACAAGTTCATCATCTGGAGGAAGAAGTTGAAGATACCTTGATAACAGCTTCCGACCCTTGGGAAGAGAGACCAACCTCAGGAACACAAGATCATCCTTAGGAGCCCGATCCACTGTGTTGCCATTCTTGCCCAGTGGGTCCACCAGCTGAAGTGATGCTGCCAGACCTTCCAGCAGTACTTGCCGTCTCTGAGTCAACTGTGCTCCACCATCTTGGAGTTGGTTAAATTGCAGAAAACGGTCAATATCATCAACATCAAGTAGAAGACAAATGCCATCCTCAATAGTCACCCTAGCTGCAAGCATAGGTTCCTGGTCCAGGGGTTTCTCGCACACCTTTGGTTCAGTGGTACCAGTACCAGATACATTTGGGGGTTCAACTTCCAGCAGTGGACGGGGTCTGCGAATTGAAGAAAAGGAAACCCTCCCAAGTGCATCAACCTGGAGAAAGGCATGTGGCTCATTATTAGCGCGAGCCCGAGCAGGACCATCCCTCAGGTTATTCGGGCAAAAATGGTGCTTTAACTTTGCACTAGCAGTTTTTTTTGCTAGACAAGCTTGATGGTAATAATCATCTACATAAGGGTCATTGCTGTGTGTAGCAGCAAGCTGCATCCTCAGAATATTCTCAATTTCATCAGCTGTCATGTATTTGGATTTAAACACTGGCCACCCATTGTCACTCTTCTGGCTATTTATGTCAAATCCTGGTGAATAGCGCATGCCTTGCCTACCTCTTACCATTGATTTAATCCTAGGATCTCTCAAATCAGCCAACCCAAGCATATCAAAATTACTTGTCATCTGAGGGGAAGATGAAAGATGGTGATTGAGTACTTGGGATGGCAATCCAGGTAAATGGCCAAATGCTGGCTGGAAAGGGTTCTGTAATCTGTGTTGTTGAAGTTGCTGTTGTGACATTAACTGGGGGGGCAATAGTCCATTTTGATGAGGTAAATGTTGTTGTAACATACTATTTGGAAGGTTAGAATGGTCCCCAGGGTACATATTTGTTTGAGTCAACCACTGGTTTTGCAGGCGGCTACTGATCGGCAGACCTGAAGGACTAAACTGAGGCATGTTTCCACCCACTGGTGAACCATGAGGTAAAGCAGTCATCTGAAGCTGAGGATTAGGAAAGGGAGAAAGATTGGTTGACGAGCGTGGAATTTGAGGTCCACCAGGATGATATGGAATATTTGCCTGTCGTGCTTGGTCATTTGGAGAGCCTTGG
The DNA window shown above is from Coffea arabica cultivar ET-39 chromosome 5e, Coffea Arabica ET-39 HiFi, whole genome shotgun sequence and carries:
- the LOC113743221 gene encoding protein PAT1 homolog, whose amino-acid sequence is MDRFEGGDGIKESSNSQDLGQFGENPTGDALFDASQYAFFGNDAVEEVELGGLEDDEDEIPQVGLADEEYQLDREEGEVLGSFTEIDDLASTFSKLNKVVSGPRDAGAIGDMGSRESSSAAEWVQEEDFPSWADQNAFDTESTQDSKRWPSQPYPSSAYYLDSKSLYRTSSYPEQPQQYPQQQLNIHQHYSSEPILIPKSSFTSYPPPGGRSHQGSPNDQARQANIPYHPGGPQIPRSSTNLSPFPNPQLQMTALPHGSPVGGNMPQFSPSGLPISSRLQNQWLTQTNMYPGDHSNLPNSMLQQHLPHQNGLLPPQLMSQQQLQQHRLQNPFQPAFGHLPGLPSQVLNHHLSSSPQMTSNFDMLGLADLRDPRIKSMVRGRQGMRYSPGFDINSQKSDNGWPVFKSKYMTADEIENILRMQLAATHSNDPYVDDYYHQACLAKKTASAKLKHHFCPNNLRDGPARARANNEPHAFLQVDALGRVSFSSIRRPRPLLEVEPPNVSGTGTTEPKVCEKPLDQEPMLAARVTIEDGICLLLDVDDIDRFLQFNQLQDGGAQLTQRRQVLLEGLAASLQLVDPLGKNGNTVDRAPKDDLVFLRLVSLPKGRKLLSRYLQLLPPDDELVRVVCMAIFRHLRFLFGGLPADPGAAETTNDLAKMVAFSVHGMELKALAACLASVVCSAEHPPLRPIGSPAGDGASLILKSVLERATDLLRDPRASGNCSMPNRAFWQASFDAFFGLLTKYCFNKYDTIMQSFLSQTLPDMSNVSSDAAKGISKEMPVELLRASLPHTSEQQRKLLLDFAQQSVPVQGLSNQGGISGGP